Proteins from one Candidatus Desulfatibia profunda genomic window:
- the nagZ gene encoding beta-N-acetylhexosaminidase has translation MDITSFSDEQLAGQRLMVGFEGTRLNRELESFIGEIKVGGIILFAMNIINPRQIRQLGMSIQEFAASCGQPPLFIAIDQEGGQVARLKEPFTQFPGNPKMKGLKDAEDFARTTAAELTEVGINMNLAPVLDIAFNGPMSIMSARAFGHDPMWVSNLGAAVIEHLQQSGIMAVAKHFPGIGRTTLDSHLALPHLDTDLDTLLTSDLIPFETAIQHDVSAIMLSHILYQKLDPEWPASLSVTIAKNLLRERIGYNGVVLTDDLDMAAIKNHYDIKTVIPRILSADIDIALICHSRLDIEQAFEEIRNALAASQSMKAKAKKSAERILKLKSKYLVDWSKG, from the coding sequence ATGGATATCACCTCATTTTCAGATGAGCAATTGGCCGGGCAGCGCCTCATGGTCGGCTTTGAAGGGACCCGACTCAACCGGGAACTAGAGTCTTTTATCGGTGAAATAAAAGTCGGCGGTATTATTCTGTTTGCCATGAATATCATCAATCCCCGGCAAATTAGACAGCTGGGTATGTCGATTCAGGAGTTTGCAGCGTCCTGCGGACAGCCGCCCCTGTTTATCGCCATCGACCAGGAAGGCGGTCAGGTGGCCAGGCTCAAGGAACCGTTTACTCAGTTTCCGGGAAACCCGAAGATGAAAGGGCTCAAAGATGCCGAAGACTTTGCCCGGACCACCGCCGCAGAACTTACCGAAGTCGGCATCAACATGAACCTGGCACCGGTTCTGGATATTGCCTTTAACGGCCCCATGAGCATCATGTCAGCAAGGGCCTTCGGACATGATCCGATGTGGGTATCCAACCTGGGCGCAGCCGTGATCGAGCATCTGCAGCAAAGCGGAATCATGGCGGTCGCCAAACACTTTCCCGGGATCGGGCGGACCACCCTCGATTCACATCTGGCGTTGCCGCATCTCGATACCGACCTCGACACGCTCCTGACTTCGGATCTGATTCCATTTGAAACCGCCATTCAACATGACGTATCCGCAATTATGCTGTCACACATTTTATATCAAAAACTGGATCCCGAATGGCCGGCGAGCCTGTCGGTCACCATCGCTAAAAATCTTCTGCGAGAACGAATTGGGTATAACGGCGTCGTCTTAACCGACGATCTGGACATGGCAGCGATTAAAAATCATTATGACATCAAGACGGTTATTCCCCGGATCTTGTCTGCAGACATCGATATCGCCCTGATCTGCCACAGCCGGCTGGATATCGAACAAGCATTTGAGGAAATACGTAATGCCCTGGCCGCTTCTCAATCGATGAAAGCAAAAGCAAAAAAATCGGCAGAACGGATACTGAAACTCAAGAGTAAGTATCTGGTTGATTGGTCGAAGGGTTAA
- the tsaD gene encoding tRNA (adenosine(37)-N6)-threonylcarbamoyltransferase complex transferase subunit TsaD, whose product MIILGIETSCDDTAAAVVADGKLVLSSVVSSQIAIHQPYGGVVPELASRKHIEAIVPVVNEAVSASGLDADQLNAVAVTSGPGLVGALLVGFCFAKAYAYMRGLPWVGVNHLEGHINSVFLGADPPPFPFVALLVSGGHTSIYHVTSHTTMELLGQTRDDAAGEAFDKVAKMLDLGYPGGMVIDRLAKQGDPGRIVFTRPFLEKSVYDFSFSGLKTAVKRYIQVHRDDCAGRIPDIVAGFQEAVVDVLSYKLIHAAVTKDCNHIALVGGVAANSRLREKVRHAAGLEGMTVHIPSIELCSDNAAMIAAMGYHYLTAGRVSGLGDDVFSRAKTG is encoded by the coding sequence ATGATAATCCTCGGTATTGAAACATCCTGCGATGACACTGCTGCCGCTGTGGTCGCTGATGGCAAGTTGGTATTGTCTTCGGTAGTATCATCCCAGATTGCCATCCATCAGCCCTATGGCGGTGTTGTGCCCGAACTTGCCAGCCGCAAGCATATCGAAGCGATTGTTCCGGTGGTCAATGAGGCCGTCAGCGCATCCGGACTTGACGCCGATCAACTCAACGCCGTGGCCGTGACCAGCGGTCCCGGGCTGGTGGGAGCACTGCTTGTCGGTTTCTGCTTTGCCAAGGCGTATGCGTATATGCGGGGTCTGCCATGGGTTGGTGTCAATCATCTCGAGGGCCACATCAATTCCGTGTTTCTGGGAGCTGACCCGCCGCCGTTTCCGTTTGTGGCACTCCTGGTGTCCGGCGGACATACCAGCATCTATCATGTTACTTCCCACACAACCATGGAACTGTTGGGCCAGACCCGGGATGATGCTGCCGGCGAGGCTTTTGATAAGGTAGCCAAGATGCTCGATCTCGGTTACCCGGGCGGGATGGTAATTGACCGCCTAGCCAAACAGGGAGATCCCGGCAGGATCGTTTTTACAAGACCTTTTCTGGAAAAATCGGTCTATGACTTCAGCTTCAGCGGCCTGAAAACAGCGGTAAAACGCTATATTCAGGTCCACAGAGATGACTGCGCCGGCCGGATTCCGGATATCGTGGCCGGATTCCAGGAAGCGGTGGTAGATGTCCTGTCATATAAACTGATTCATGCTGCCGTGACCAAGGACTGCAACCATATCGCCCTGGTGGGCGGGGTGGCGGCCAACAGTCGCCTCAGGGAAAAGGTCAGGCATGCTGCCGGTCTTGAAGGTATGACGGTTCACATACCTTCAATCGAGCTGTGCAGTGATAATGCCGCCATGATCGCTGCCATGGGGTATCATTATTTGACAGCCGGCAGGGTGTCGGGCCTTGGAGATGATGTCTTCTCAAGGGCGAAAACGGGATAG
- a CDS encoding phosphoribosylformylglycinamidine cyclo-ligase has product MTNSLTYADAGVDIDKANRLVETIKKIAQQTRRSGVMGEIGGFGGLFSLNIGKFESPVLVSSTDGVGTKLKIAFMMDKHDTVGIDLVAMCANDVVVQGAEPLFFLDYISMGKLNTKIATEIITGIGEGCRQAKCALIGGETAEMPDFYKENEYDLAGFVVGIVENSKIIDGSEIRVGNQLIGIASSGLHSNGYSLVRKVCFEILKLDIDAYIPELGRTIGEELLTPTKIYSQTVRSIIKDLPVYGLAHITGGGIVDNILRVIPDSCNILLQKQSWDVPPVFDYLQQAGKISDQEMLRTFNNGIGMIAVVPEDGAQEILERLTAMKEKAYVIGEISERKEMGERIQWV; this is encoded by the coding sequence ATGACAAACTCTCTCACATACGCCGATGCCGGTGTGGACATCGATAAAGCCAACCGGCTGGTTGAAACCATCAAAAAAATCGCCCAGCAAACCCGCAGATCCGGTGTTATGGGTGAGATCGGCGGGTTCGGTGGCCTCTTTTCGCTCAATATCGGAAAATTCGAAAGTCCGGTGCTCGTCAGTTCAACCGACGGTGTCGGGACCAAGCTTAAGATCGCTTTCATGATGGACAAGCACGATACCGTAGGCATTGATCTTGTTGCCATGTGTGCCAATGACGTTGTCGTTCAGGGGGCCGAACCCCTTTTTTTTCTCGATTACATTTCAATGGGGAAGCTGAACACAAAGATCGCCACCGAGATCATTACAGGGATCGGGGAAGGGTGCCGGCAGGCCAAGTGTGCGCTGATCGGCGGAGAAACCGCTGAAATGCCGGACTTTTACAAAGAAAATGAGTATGACCTGGCCGGCTTTGTAGTCGGCATCGTTGAAAACAGTAAAATTATTGACGGGTCGGAGATTCGTGTCGGCAATCAACTGATCGGAATTGCATCAAGCGGGCTTCACAGCAACGGGTATTCTCTGGTACGCAAGGTTTGCTTTGAGATTCTTAAGCTTGACATCGATGCTTATATACCGGAACTTGGCAGAACAATCGGTGAGGAACTGCTGACACCCACAAAAATATATTCTCAGACGGTTCGCAGTATCATCAAGGACCTGCCTGTTTACGGACTCGCCCATATTACCGGCGGCGGCATTGTGGATAACATTTTGCGCGTCATCCCCGACAGCTGCAATATTCTGCTGCAAAAGCAAAGCTGGGATGTGCCGCCTGTATTTGATTATCTTCAGCAGGCCGGGAAAATATCCGACCAGGAAATGTTGCGTACCTTTAACAACGGGATCGGCATGATAGCGGTTGTCCCCGAAGATGGGGCCCAGGAAATTTTGGAACGTCTTACCGCGATGAAAGAAAAAGCCTATGTCATCGGTGAAATTTCAGAGCGTAAAGAGATGGGCGAAAGAATTCAATGGGTTTGA
- a CDS encoding aminotransferase class I/II-fold pyridoxal phosphate-dependent enzyme, whose product MRTFARLDRLPPYVFASVNEIKMNARRAGVDIIDLGMGNPDLGTPQHIVDKLIEAAQKPQNHRYSASMGITKLRMAIADWYKRRYDVDIDPETETIVTIGAKEGISHLILVTIRPGDVVLTPNPTYPIHPYSAIIAGGDVRGIPVGPGHDFFENLINATRQTWPRPKVLIISYPHNPTTEVVNIDFFEKIVDYANDHDIMIVHDFAYADLTFDGYTPPSFLQVKGAKEVGVEFFSLSKSYNMPGWRVGFCVGNPEIVAALRRIKSYLDYGIFQPIQIASIIALNGPQDCVKEICETYKSRRDALINGLNRVGWEIESPKGTMFVWAKIPDKYLKMGSVEFSKLLINEAWVAVAPGLGFGEYGDDFVRFALIENNMRINQAVRGIKKIL is encoded by the coding sequence ATGAGAACTTTTGCCAGGCTTGATCGACTCCCACCCTATGTTTTTGCGTCTGTTAATGAAATAAAAATGAACGCCAGACGAGCCGGAGTGGACATTATTGATCTTGGCATGGGGAATCCCGATCTTGGTACGCCCCAGCACATCGTCGACAAGCTCATCGAAGCAGCCCAAAAACCCCAGAATCACCGCTATTCAGCTTCCATGGGGATTACCAAACTGAGAATGGCCATCGCGGACTGGTACAAACGCAGGTATGATGTGGATATTGATCCGGAAACCGAAACCATCGTAACCATCGGTGCCAAGGAAGGGATATCTCACCTGATCCTGGTGACCATCCGGCCCGGAGACGTCGTCCTTACCCCGAATCCGACCTACCCGATCCATCCGTATTCGGCGATTATTGCCGGTGGTGACGTCAGGGGAATACCGGTGGGTCCGGGTCACGATTTTTTCGAAAATCTCATCAATGCTACCAGACAGACCTGGCCAAGACCTAAGGTCTTAATCATCAGCTATCCCCATAACCCCACCACGGAGGTTGTTAATATTGATTTTTTTGAAAAAATCGTTGATTACGCCAACGATCATGACATCATGATCGTTCACGACTTTGCCTATGCAGATCTCACCTTCGACGGTTATACCCCCCCCAGTTTTCTTCAGGTAAAAGGTGCCAAGGAAGTGGGGGTTGAATTTTTTTCGCTTTCCAAAAGTTACAACATGCCCGGCTGGCGGGTCGGATTCTGTGTGGGGAATCCTGAAATTGTAGCGGCTCTCCGTCGCATAAAAAGCTACCTGGACTATGGTATCTTCCAGCCGATCCAAATTGCATCGATTATCGCCCTCAACGGCCCCCAAGACTGTGTCAAGGAGATCTGCGAAACATACAAGTCACGCAGAGATGCTCTCATAAACGGCCTCAACCGGGTAGGCTGGGAGATTGAAAGCCCAAAAGGAACCATGTTCGTATGGGCAAAAATTCCTGATAAATACCTTAAGATGGGATCGGTGGAATTTTCCAAACTGCTCATCAACGAAGCCTGGGTCGCGGTTGCACCCGGTCTTGGATTTGGTGAATATGGTGACGATTTCGTCCGGTTTGCTTTGATAGAAAACAATATGCGCATCAATCAGGCTGTCAGGGGAATCAAAAAAATATTGTAA
- a CDS encoding homoserine dehydrogenase, translating into MKEIKVGLLGCGTVGTGVAKILIENKDLIRSRLGAALNLQRVADIDLKRDRGVQFADGVLIADPYRIVDDPDIDIILEMIGGQDIAKDLILKAIDNGKPVVTANKALLANQGNLIFKAAAEKGVDLAFEASVGGCMPIIKSLRESLVGNHVKSIAGILNGTCNYILSKSTDEGSTFEEVLSEAQKEGYAEADPTLDVEGIDTAHKLAILTSLAYGMEINFNDIYIEGISKITPRDIVFAGEFGYRIKLLAISKNMGSTIEARVHPTMIPFDNPLAGVNGPLNAITITGDAVGDLTLFGYGAGMMPTASAVVADTVDIARNLITGTSIRVPLLSYQMNTIRKIPVMPVDEIFTHYYFRFAALDRPGVLSKISGILGDNDISIQSVHQKGRQIKGKVPIVMLTHLAKEAAVKKALSEISELDVVGDRPVIVRIEDESLEE; encoded by the coding sequence ATGAAAGAGATTAAAGTGGGTTTGCTCGGTTGCGGCACCGTCGGTACCGGCGTTGCCAAAATTCTGATCGAGAACAAAGACCTTATTCGTTCCCGGCTGGGTGCCGCCCTTAATTTGCAACGCGTTGCCGATATTGACTTAAAACGGGACCGGGGCGTACAATTTGCCGACGGCGTTCTGATCGCCGACCCGTATCGCATCGTTGATGATCCCGACATTGACATCATTCTTGAAATGATCGGGGGGCAAGACATTGCCAAGGACCTTATTTTAAAAGCCATTGACAACGGCAAACCGGTCGTTACCGCCAACAAGGCGCTATTGGCCAACCAGGGCAACCTCATCTTCAAAGCTGCGGCCGAAAAGGGCGTGGATCTTGCCTTTGAGGCCAGCGTCGGCGGCTGCATGCCGATCATCAAATCGCTGCGGGAATCCTTGGTCGGCAATCACGTAAAATCGATAGCCGGCATTTTAAACGGAACCTGTAATTATATATTGTCCAAAAGTACCGATGAAGGCAGCACCTTTGAAGAGGTCCTCTCCGAAGCCCAAAAAGAAGGATATGCCGAAGCGGATCCGACCCTTGATGTGGAAGGAATCGATACCGCCCATAAGCTTGCCATATTAACATCGCTGGCCTACGGCATGGAAATTAATTTCAACGATATCTATATCGAAGGTATCTCTAAGATTACACCGCGAGACATTGTGTTTGCCGGAGAATTCGGATACCGGATCAAGCTTTTGGCCATCAGCAAGAATATGGGCAGCACCATCGAAGCAAGGGTCCACCCCACCATGATCCCTTTTGACAATCCCCTTGCCGGTGTCAACGGCCCCTTGAATGCCATCACCATCACCGGGGATGCTGTGGGCGACCTGACGCTCTTCGGATATGGCGCCGGCATGATGCCCACCGCCAGCGCGGTAGTAGCCGATACGGTCGATATTGCCCGCAACCTGATAACAGGCACCAGCATCAGGGTCCCGCTGCTTTCTTACCAGATGAATACCATTCGAAAAATTCCTGTTATGCCGGTCGATGAAATCTTTACGCATTATTATTTCCGTTTCGCCGCTCTGGACCGTCCCGGCGTTCTGTCAAAGATATCGGGCATTCTGGGAGACAACGATATCAGCATTCAGTCGGTTCACCAGAAAGGACGCCAAATAAAAGGTAAGGTGCCCATCGTCATGCTGACCCATCTTGCCAAAGAAGCGGCCGTCAAAAAGGCCCTGTCGGAGATTTCCGAGCTTGACGTCGTTGGGGACAGACCTGTTATAGTCCGGATTGAAGATGAAAGCTTAGAGGAATAA
- the thrH gene encoding bifunctional phosphoserine phosphatase/homoserine phosphotransferase ThrH, whose protein sequence is MQIVCTDLEGIFLPEIWINVAEKTGIKELRLTTRDISDYDVLMRKRLAILAENGLKLKDIQAVIATMNPLDGAVEFLEWLRSCTQVIVVSDTFVQFARPLMKKLGWPTLFCHTLSIAPDGSIIGYNLRQKDSKRHAVISLKNLYYKVIAVGDSYNDITMLKEADTGLLYNPPENVKNEFPEFPVSYSYDELKIIFENILGNNIT, encoded by the coding sequence ATGCAAATTGTTTGTACAGACTTGGAAGGCATCTTTCTCCCTGAGATTTGGATAAATGTGGCTGAAAAAACGGGTATCAAGGAACTCAGGCTGACAACGCGCGATATATCCGATTATGATGTATTAATGCGCAAGCGTCTTGCCATTCTGGCTGAAAACGGACTTAAACTGAAGGATATTCAAGCGGTTATCGCTACCATGAACCCTCTGGACGGGGCCGTGGAATTCCTTGAATGGCTGCGATCATGCACTCAGGTGATTGTCGTTTCGGACACATTTGTTCAATTTGCGCGTCCCTTGATGAAAAAGCTCGGCTGGCCGACACTTTTTTGCCATACCTTGTCCATAGCCCCCGACGGTTCGATTATCGGATACAATTTACGCCAGAAAGACAGTAAACGTCATGCGGTTATTTCCTTAAAAAACCTTTACTACAAGGTGATTGCCGTGGGCGATTCCTATAACGACATCACCATGCTCAAAGAAGCCGACACCGGCCTGCTCTATAATCCGCCGGAAAATGTCAAAAATGAATTTCCCGAATTTCCGGTTTCATACAGCTATGATGAACTAAAGATCATATTTGAAAATATTCTTGGAAACAACATTACCTAA